The genomic segment TCCTTTAAAGTTATCACACTCTTATAGTCAACAAAATCTTATCAATGTGCCATTTACCCCTATGctatgtttatttgtttattcaaTTAGCACAAATAGTGCTAAACATCAACACCTTCAGAAGTTTCAAAAGAATTTATTGCATCGCTTCACATTTTATCCGAATTAGTTAGTAATGCATTATATTTGAATTTGCTAAATGCTCAACTCAATCAATCGGAAATTCCCCTATATAAGCCTGAAAATCCATATCGGCTTCAGTTTTTTATAATCTAACAAACAACAAGCACCATGAAATTCCTTATTCTATTCGCTGCCTTCTGCGCTGCTGCCTTAGCTGCTCCACGTCCAGAAGTTGAGATCGTCAAGCAAGACAGTGATGTAGGACCCGAAAGCTACCAATTTGCCGTCGAAACCTCCGATGGAACCAAACACAACGAGGATGGCAAACTGAAGGATGTTGGTACTGAACACGAAGCCATTGTTGTCCATGGATCATACTCCTGGGTGGATGAGAAGACTGGTCAACACTTCAACGTTGAGTATGTAGCCGATGAAAATGGTTTTCAACCTAAAGGTGAACATTTGCCTGTAGCTTAAAAATTCAACTTATTGTATTTACAATAAACTTACGGTGCTTTGATAGacaaaatctaaaaattttgttgttaaattttttctttttctttaaagttAAATGTATTTAAGTTATAAATCATATTAAAGTCTAAGCATATGATTTGATTAAATATTGTATTGTCGTTTTATACTCCAAGAACTTATACTAAGTAAAGCATCGCTTAAttgcccaccaccaaaggacaGAGGTGTATTCATTTTATAACTCTGTTttaaacatatcgaaatatgcagtttagaccccataaagtccatatatactttatcctTGTacgattctaagacgatcttggcATGTACGTCCATGCATTAGAAACTGTCACTGCTGTCTtttaaatgaagatattgagctgaaattttgcaatgatgatttttatacccaccactgaaggatgggggtatattcattttgtcactcc from the Stomoxys calcitrans chromosome 1, idStoCalc2.1, whole genome shotgun sequence genome contains:
- the LOC106089034 gene encoding larval cuticle protein 65Ab1-like; protein product: MKFLILFAAFCAAALAAPRPEVEIVKQDSDVGPESYQFAVETSDGTKHNEDGKLKDVGTEHEAIVVHGSYSWVDEKTGQHFNVEYVADENGFQPKGEHLPVA